In Streptomyces sclerotialus, one genomic interval encodes:
- the cpaB gene encoding Flp pilus assembly protein CpaB: protein MNSRQRRGIILLLLSVLCAFGAFAGVLSVISDVESKVGPEVTAYELKADVAAYKSLEAGQFRQIRVPERWLPRTAVRDLDEVVGRIAVNPLRKGSLLQSDMVAERPALQPGQQEIAIMIDAATGVAGKITPGASVNIYATFAGKEGDADSSKVIVSNAKVIDVGRLTALKPRPGEAQNGGGEAVPITFALKTLDAQRVAYAESFATHVRLALVAPGSDATIPDDQRDYTLAGDK from the coding sequence ATGAACTCACGCCAGCGCCGCGGCATCATCCTGCTGCTCCTGTCGGTCCTGTGCGCATTCGGCGCCTTCGCCGGCGTCCTGTCGGTGATCAGCGACGTGGAGTCCAAGGTGGGCCCCGAGGTGACCGCCTATGAGCTCAAGGCCGACGTCGCCGCGTACAAGTCCCTGGAGGCGGGGCAGTTCCGGCAGATCCGGGTGCCCGAGCGCTGGCTGCCCAGAACCGCGGTGCGGGACCTGGACGAGGTGGTGGGCAGGATCGCGGTCAACCCGCTGCGGAAGGGCTCGCTGCTCCAGTCCGACATGGTCGCCGAGCGCCCGGCCCTCCAGCCGGGCCAGCAGGAGATCGCGATCATGATCGACGCGGCGACCGGCGTGGCCGGCAAGATCACCCCCGGAGCCTCGGTCAACATCTACGCCACCTTCGCCGGCAAGGAAGGCGACGCCGACAGCTCCAAGGTCATCGTCAGCAACGCCAAGGTCATCGACGTGGGCCGGCTCACCGCGCTCAAGCCGCGGCCGGGCGAGGCGCAGAACGGCGGCGGCGAGGCGGTACCGATCACCTTCGCGCTCAAGACCCTGGACGCACAGCGCGTGGCGTACGCGGAGTCCTTCGCCACCCACGTACGCCTGGCGCTGGTCGCGCCGGGCAGCGACGCCACCATCCCGGACGATCAGCGGGACTACACCCTGGCCGGGGACAAGTGA
- a CDS encoding AAA family ATPase — protein MVTRILPAVGDADAARSVTTLLSQLPDAEPARPVADSTLLLDTLAQLAGESVADLPEVVLVHERVGPVPALELVREVALRFPAVGVVLLTADAGPGVYSAAMDAGARGVVGLPLSYDELSARLQAAANWATGMRRHLTADPTLPAGSGGTVITVSGAKGGVGTTTLAVQLALAARSVGTHVALVDMDLQSGDVASYLDVQFRRSIADLAGIKDISPRVLQDVVMHHETGIGLLLAPGEGERGEEVDERTVRQVIGALRSRYHVVIVDCGAQLTGANAAAIETADGAVLVVTPDVVTVRAAKRTVRMWDRLQVRKAEDTLAVVNRHTRGTEIQPPLVQRIVGTQVARTAVPAGFKELQPAVDSGRMQDLDDRGTVKQAMWALAGELGLGQGPEDGPVGHGRSRRSKYRNDRGSIGVRRRRGGHGGAGRGRGGAPAAGRPAGEG, from the coding sequence ATGGTCACACGAATCCTTCCGGCCGTCGGCGACGCCGACGCGGCCCGCTCGGTGACGACGCTGCTGAGCCAGCTGCCGGACGCCGAGCCCGCCCGGCCCGTCGCCGACTCGACGCTGCTGCTCGACACCCTCGCGCAGCTCGCCGGGGAGTCGGTCGCCGACCTGCCGGAGGTCGTCCTCGTGCACGAGCGCGTCGGCCCCGTGCCCGCGCTGGAGCTGGTACGCGAGGTCGCCCTCCGCTTCCCGGCGGTCGGGGTGGTTCTGCTGACCGCCGACGCCGGCCCCGGGGTGTACTCCGCCGCCATGGACGCCGGCGCCCGCGGCGTGGTCGGCCTGCCCCTCTCGTACGACGAACTCTCGGCACGGCTCCAGGCCGCCGCGAACTGGGCGACCGGCATGCGCCGCCACCTCACGGCCGACCCCACGCTGCCGGCCGGGTCCGGCGGCACGGTCATCACGGTCAGCGGCGCCAAGGGCGGTGTCGGGACCACCACGCTCGCCGTGCAGCTGGCGCTGGCGGCCCGGTCGGTGGGCACGCACGTGGCGCTGGTCGACATGGACCTCCAGAGCGGCGATGTCGCCTCCTACCTGGACGTGCAGTTCCGCCGGTCGATAGCCGACCTGGCCGGGATCAAGGACATCTCGCCGCGCGTCCTCCAGGACGTGGTGATGCACCACGAGACGGGCATCGGGCTGCTGCTCGCGCCGGGCGAGGGAGAGCGCGGCGAGGAGGTGGACGAGCGGACCGTCCGCCAGGTCATCGGCGCGCTGCGCAGCCGGTACCACGTGGTGATCGTCGACTGCGGGGCCCAGCTGACCGGTGCGAACGCCGCCGCCATCGAGACGGCCGACGGCGCGGTGCTGGTCGTCACCCCGGACGTGGTCACCGTACGGGCCGCCAAGCGCACCGTACGGATGTGGGACCGCCTCCAGGTGCGCAAGGCCGAGGACACCCTCGCGGTGGTCAACCGGCACACCCGCGGCACGGAGATCCAGCCGCCGCTGGTCCAGCGGATCGTCGGCACCCAGGTGGCCCGGACGGCCGTGCCCGCCGGGTTCAAGGAGCTGCAGCCCGCGGTCGACTCGGGCCGGATGCAGGATCTGGACGACCGGGGCACGGTCAAGCAGGCGATGTGGGCGCTGGCCGGCGAACTGGGCCTGGGCCAGGGCCCCGAGGACGGCCCGGTGGGCCACGGCCGGAGCAGGCGCAGCAAGTACCGGAACGACCGGGGCTCGATCGGCGTCCGGCGCCGCAGGGGCGGCCACGGCGGCGCAGGCCGGGGCCGCGGGGGCGCCCCCGCCGCCGGCAGACCGGCAGGGGAGGGCTGA
- a CDS encoding TadE/TadG family type IV pilus assembly protein has product MTAWRVRVARRVRRMRADRGQVAVEFLGMLPLILVTLVLLWQCALVGFTYTLAGNAADGAARAAGSGGPGACERGGTQDLGASWRATATVSCKVVPGLVKAEVTLKVPVLFPGSVDFPFDVQGEAAAVKEED; this is encoded by the coding sequence ATGACGGCCTGGCGGGTACGTGTCGCGCGGCGCGTGCGGCGGATGCGGGCGGACCGGGGGCAGGTGGCGGTCGAGTTCCTCGGCATGCTGCCGCTCATCCTGGTCACCCTGGTGCTGCTGTGGCAGTGCGCGCTGGTCGGCTTCACGTACACGCTGGCCGGAAACGCCGCCGACGGGGCGGCGCGGGCTGCGGGCTCCGGCGGCCCCGGGGCGTGCGAGCGCGGCGGGACGCAGGACCTGGGGGCGAGCTGGCGGGCCACCGCCACCGTCTCGTGCAAGGTCGTGCCCGGCCTGGTCAAGGCCGAGGTCACCCTCAAGGTCCCGGTCCTCTTCCCCGGCTCCGTCGACTTCCCGTTCGACGTCCAGGGCGAGGCTGCCGCCGTCAAGGAGGAGGACTGA
- a CDS encoding TadE/TadG family type IV pilus assembly protein, whose product MVLRAGKRGDRGQTVVEFLGMLPVLVLVGLALVQFGIAAYAIQQTGTGARAAARTAGLDEPEIGYAQAGKAAMSGWLADGAAFTRRPGPAEVSVTAQVTIPSVIPFVSDFGATEKTVTMPRTEESAP is encoded by the coding sequence ATGGTGCTGCGCGCAGGAAAGCGGGGTGACCGGGGGCAGACCGTGGTCGAGTTCCTCGGCATGCTGCCGGTCCTGGTCCTGGTGGGCCTGGCCCTGGTCCAGTTCGGCATCGCGGCGTACGCGATCCAGCAGACCGGTACGGGGGCGCGCGCCGCGGCCCGTACCGCGGGGCTGGACGAGCCGGAGATCGGTTACGCACAGGCGGGGAAGGCCGCCATGAGCGGCTGGCTCGCGGACGGGGCCGCCTTCACCCGGCGCCCCGGACCGGCCGAGGTGTCCGTCACCGCCCAGGTGACGATCCCGTCGGTCATCCCGTTCGTGAGCGACTTCGGCGCCACCGAGAAGACCGTGACCATGCCGCGTACGGAGGAGTCCGCACCATGA
- a CDS encoding CpaF family protein yields the protein MSLRARIHTPEAPNGQQEENHLVAVYRGKLLEEIDLAEMSSLAAAERRVRLERVLGHIISREGPVLSTHERAMLIRRVVDEALGLGILEPLLEDASITEIMVNGPDQIFVERAGKVELLPLRFASNEQLMQTIERIVSTVNRRVDETNPMVDARLPSGERVNVIIPPLALSGAALTIRRFPRSYTLQEMIGLGSLDEQMLLLLSVLVRARFNIVVSGATGSGKTTLLNALSGLIPEGERIITIEDSAELQLQQTHVITLEARPANVEGKGRITIRDLVRNSLRMRPDRIIVGEVRGGETLDMLQAMSTGHDGSLATVHANSAEDALMRLQTLASMSEVEIPFVAIKDQINSALDVLVQLTRHADGTRKISEIAIVDSRGREDYRIVSVAKFVARPMGADGRVHGTFEYYPLPRRVAERLYMKNEPLPAAFGVASDAGQLVARRGEFPA from the coding sequence ATGAGCCTGAGGGCGCGCATCCACACCCCTGAGGCCCCCAACGGGCAGCAGGAGGAGAACCACCTCGTCGCGGTCTACCGCGGCAAGCTGCTGGAGGAGATCGACCTCGCGGAGATGTCCTCGCTGGCCGCCGCCGAGCGGCGGGTCCGGCTGGAACGCGTACTGGGCCACATCATCAGCCGCGAGGGCCCGGTCCTCTCCACCCACGAGCGGGCCATGCTCATCCGCCGCGTCGTCGACGAGGCGCTGGGCCTGGGCATCCTCGAACCGCTGCTGGAGGACGCCTCGATCACCGAGATCATGGTCAACGGCCCCGACCAGATCTTCGTCGAGCGGGCCGGCAAGGTCGAACTGCTGCCGCTGCGGTTCGCCTCGAACGAGCAGCTGATGCAGACCATCGAGCGCATCGTCTCCACCGTCAACCGCCGCGTGGACGAGACCAATCCGATGGTCGACGCGCGGCTGCCCTCCGGCGAGCGGGTCAACGTCATCATCCCGCCGCTGGCGCTGTCCGGCGCCGCGCTCACCATCCGCCGCTTCCCCCGCTCCTACACCCTCCAGGAGATGATCGGCCTCGGCTCGCTCGACGAGCAGATGCTGCTGCTGCTGTCCGTCCTGGTGCGGGCGAGGTTCAACATCGTCGTCTCCGGCGCGACCGGCTCCGGCAAGACCACGCTGCTCAACGCGCTCTCCGGGCTGATCCCCGAGGGCGAGCGCATCATCACCATCGAGGACTCCGCCGAGCTCCAGCTCCAGCAGACGCACGTCATCACGCTGGAGGCCCGGCCCGCCAACGTCGAGGGCAAGGGCCGGATCACCATCCGCGACCTGGTGCGCAACTCCCTCCGTATGCGCCCCGACCGGATCATCGTCGGCGAGGTGCGCGGCGGCGAGACACTGGACATGCTCCAGGCGATGTCCACGGGCCACGACGGCTCACTGGCCACCGTGCACGCCAACAGCGCCGAGGACGCGCTGATGCGGCTGCAGACCCTGGCGTCGATGTCCGAGGTGGAGATCCCGTTCGTGGCGATCAAGGACCAGATCAACAGCGCGCTGGACGTCCTCGTCCAGCTCACCCGGCACGCCGACGGCACCCGCAAGATCAGCGAGATCGCGATCGTGGACTCCCGCGGCCGCGAGGACTACCGGATCGTCTCGGTCGCCAAGTTCGTGGCCCGGCCGATGGGCGCGGACGGCAGAGTGCACGGCACCTTCGAGTACTACCCGCTGCCCCGCCGGGTCGCCGAACGCCTCTACATGAAGAACGAGCCCCTGCCGGCCGCCTTCGGCGTCGCCTCCGACGCCGGACAGCTCGTCGCGCGCAGGGGCGAGTTCCCCGCCTGA